A genome region from Magnolia sinica isolate HGM2019 chromosome 8, MsV1, whole genome shotgun sequence includes the following:
- the LOC131252990 gene encoding small ribosomal subunit protein uS8 → MVRVSVLNDALKSMYNAEKRGKRQVMIRPSSKVIIKFLLVMQKHGYIGEFEYVDDHRSGKIVVELNGRLNKCGVISPRFDVGVKEIEPWTARLLPSRQFGYIVLTTSAGIMDHEEARRKNVGGKVLGFFY, encoded by the exons ATGGTGAGAGTCAGTGTATTGAACGATGCTCTCAAAAGCATGTACAATGCTGAGAAAAGGGGGAAACGACAAGTCATGATCCGACCGTCCTCGAAAGTGATTATCAAGTTCCTTTTGGTCATGCAGAAGCATG GTTACATTGGAGAGTTTGAGTATGTTGATGATCACAGGTCAGGTAAAATAGTGGTGGAATTGAATGGAAGATTGAACAAATGTGGGGTCATTAGTCCTCGCTTTGATGTTGGGGTCAAAGAAATCGAGCCCTGGACTGCAAGGCTGCTCCCTTCTAGACAG TTTGGATACATCGTGCTGACAACATCTGCGGGCATCATGGATCATGAAGAGGCCCGGAGGAAGAATGTTGGTGGCAAGGTCTTAGGCTTCTTTTACTAG
- the LOC131252991 gene encoding uncharacterized protein LOC131252991 isoform X1, with the protein MDDIWELCNDDGFVYKRRKRQRQEPSSANGSNPEAEAQQRREQKKKILMSLREQYGREIQQWEGLFATLQQLKENSSQAEASLPLPTSSNELSALPLIREEEGICRPLSMDELLLQVAEAQESILQDLLNFCDVAEASCKAQEEHLKQSFIDLPIWATPRSLMASFSEFEDGEDDCNNSYNA; encoded by the exons ATGG ATGACATTTGGGAGCTCTGCAATGATGACGGTTTTGTCTACAAGAGGAGGAAGAGGCAACGCCAAGAACCATCCTCTGCCAATGGGTCCAACCCAGAAGCAGAGGCCCAGCAGCGACGGgaacaaaagaagaagattttGATGAGCTTGAGAGAGCAGTATGGGAGAGAAATCCAGCAGTGGGAAGGATTGTTTGCCACCCTCCAGCAATTGAAGGAGAATAGTAGCCAAGCAGAGGCCTCGCTACCGCTACCAACATCATCTAATGAACTGTCTGCTTTGCCACTGATCCGGGAGGAGGAGGGCATTTGTCGGCCACTAAGCATGGATGAGCTCCTGTTGCAGGTG GCAGAAGCTCAGGAATCCATTCTTCAGGATCTGTTAAATTTCTGTGACGTGGCTGAAGCGTCATGCAAGGCACAAGAAGAACACTTGAAGCAGTCTTTCATAGACCTTCCAATTTGGGCCACACCCCGGTCTCTCATGGCCTCTTTTTCAGAGTTTGAAGATGGCGAGGATGATTGTAACAATAGCTACAATGCCTAA
- the LOC131252991 gene encoding uncharacterized protein LOC131252991 isoform X2 codes for MDDIWELCNDDGFVYKRRKRQRQEPSSANGSNPEAEAQQRREQKKKILMSLREQYGREIQQWEGLFATLQQLKENSSQAEASLPLPTSSNELSALPLIREEEGICRPLSMDELLLQAEAQESILQDLLNFCDVAEASCKAQEEHLKQSFIDLPIWATPRSLMASFSEFEDGEDDCNNSYNA; via the exons ATGG ATGACATTTGGGAGCTCTGCAATGATGACGGTTTTGTCTACAAGAGGAGGAAGAGGCAACGCCAAGAACCATCCTCTGCCAATGGGTCCAACCCAGAAGCAGAGGCCCAGCAGCGACGGgaacaaaagaagaagattttGATGAGCTTGAGAGAGCAGTATGGGAGAGAAATCCAGCAGTGGGAAGGATTGTTTGCCACCCTCCAGCAATTGAAGGAGAATAGTAGCCAAGCAGAGGCCTCGCTACCGCTACCAACATCATCTAATGAACTGTCTGCTTTGCCACTGATCCGGGAGGAGGAGGGCATTTGTCGGCCACTAAGCATGGATGAGCTCCTGTTGCAG GCAGAAGCTCAGGAATCCATTCTTCAGGATCTGTTAAATTTCTGTGACGTGGCTGAAGCGTCATGCAAGGCACAAGAAGAACACTTGAAGCAGTCTTTCATAGACCTTCCAATTTGGGCCACACCCCGGTCTCTCATGGCCTCTTTTTCAGAGTTTGAAGATGGCGAGGATGATTGTAACAATAGCTACAATGCCTAA